The nucleotide sequence GGTGCTAGCATCAATTTGATGCCCTTTTCTCTATACGAGAAGCTAGACTTAGGCGAGCTTTCACCTACCCGAATGACATTGTCCTTAGCTGATAGGTCCGTGAAACACCCGAGGGGCATAGTTGAGAATTTGCTTGTTAAGGTGGATAAGTTCGTTTTTCCGGCCGATTTCGTCATTCTCGACATGGAAGCCGATGAAAACGTACCGTTAATTTGAGGACGCCCATTCTTGAACACCGCTAAAGCTCTCATAGATGTCTTTTTAGGAACCATCACACTTAGAGCGGGTGAGGAATCGGTAGTTTTTAAGGTTATGAATTCGAGAGGGCCTGGTGATAGAGTGCAGGCGGTATCGTTAGTGGGTGAGTGTGAGAAGGATGAGAGAGATGAAGAGAAGGTGATGAGTGATCCGAGTCTAGAGAAGGTGATAGgactcaagtgtggggatccaCCGGATAGGAGAGTAGAGGAATTAGAGGAGAGAATCGTGCGTTTAGAATCTAAGATAGAGACACTGAGCAAGGCTCAGAGTGGAGATGGAGTTCGATATGAAGAGTATAGATTCAAACCGCCAGGTGAGGAGTTGAGAGGTTGTAAGAGAGATGAGAGTGTTTGGGTTGATTCGGGCAACAAGTATAATGGTGCTACAACCCGTGAGTGTATGTTTGGAGGTGAGCTGCATCTCTATGATCCTCCATAAGTATGTGAAAAGTTGAAATCCCAAGTGTAAATTTTGTACCGTttgtattttcttttatttttcgtATTATTTTCGGTAGCTAACAGTTGTTTTTCGTAGTTTTTCGGGTCTTTGTTTGTGTTTTGAGTCGTTGGCAGGAGGGCATTACCGAGGATTTGCAGGAAATTGCGAGGAGAATAAGGATCCAAGTAAGTTTTAAGTCTTAGAAAAAAATTCGGTTGTTTTTTTTGATGGTTTGGGCAAAATCAAAATTGTTTCTAACGCATGAAAAGGAAGGAATTTTGGGGCAAACtttcaaagtaaaaaaaaaaaaaaaacgaaaatcaGTCACGGTTTGGCGGGCCGCCACCCCTTCAACACGTTTCTCGCCCCCGCCAGCACGAACATGGTTCTTTGGTTCGGAATATCATCTTACCGTGGTGGCGGGCCGCCACCATTTACTACAGTTTCTGGCCACCCGCCACCTCCCACATCTGTagcaacaaaaataaaaaaataaaaacaaaagaccCCCCTGTCGACCCTCTCCATTCTCACTTTCCCCGTGTTCTCACCCTAACATCCATATCTCCCTTTACCCCACTGCCATAACCCCCCTCATCCCTTTACCTCACTGCCGATCACCCTCCTCCCTTTACCACACCGCCGGTCACCTCTCCTTCTTCCTTACCCACCAACCACCGTCACCCCTCTTAACACCTCCCCTTAAAACCGCCACCCTCCTCCCTTTACCTCACCGCCGACCACCTCCTCGCCGCCGCACACCCGCCGCCGGTCACCTCACCTCGTTAACCCTCTCCCTCACCTCTAGCCGCCGCTCACTTCGCCACCTTCCCCTCCTCCACATCCGCCGTACACCGACGACCACCCCCTCCCCATTCTTCGCCGGTAAACGCCTCCTGCCGCTCACCATCCCCCACACCCTTCCCACCTACCCGCACCGACCACCTAACCCAGCTTTATCACCGCCGCCGACCACCTACATCACCCCCTCCGCCGTAAACCCTTCCTCACCACTCGCCGGCCACCCCACTTCCTCCACTACCGCCGACCACCTCCTAAACCCACACTTACAGCCGGATTCAATTTGGGGATCAAACTTTAATCGAACAATTTTCTTTGATCTTCTTGCTCGCGCGATTCTCAGGTACGTATCCTGTCTGTGTTGTATTTTGAGTCTCCTGTAGCTTTTGCTTTTGTAATTTGAgtcttatttattttagttttttttagtttttttttagttaGTAGTAATTTAGGGTTAAAGTGTCAGTTAGTAATGCTTTTGTTTCGTGTAGCTCATTTAGTAATTTAGGGGTGACTTTATTTTGGTTTGTATAGGTTCAGCGGGTTGGATTCGGTTT is from Helianthus annuus cultivar XRQ/B chromosome 9, HanXRQr2.0-SUNRISE, whole genome shotgun sequence and encodes:
- the LOC118481763 gene encoding proline-rich extensin-like protein EPR1; its protein translation is MNSRGPGDRVQAVSLVGECEKDERDEEKVMSDPSLEKVIGLKCGDPPDRRVEELEERIVRLESKIETLSKAQSGDGVRYEEYRFKPPGEELRGCKRDESVWVDSGNKPPCRPSPFSLSPCSHPNIHISLYPTAITPLIPLPHCRSPSSLYHTAGHLSFFLTHQPPSPLLTPPLKTATLLPLPHRRPPPRRRTPAAGHLTSLTLSLTSSRRSLRHLPLLHIRRTPTTTPSPFFAGKRLLPLTIPHTLPTYPHRPPNPALSPPPTTYITPSAVNPSSPLAGHPTSSTTADHLLNPHLQPDSIWGSNFNRTIFFDLLARAILRMPGAGTSSRANKKQG